The following coding sequences are from one Devosia neptuniae window:
- the xdhB gene encoding xanthine dehydrogenase molybdopterin binding subunit: protein MNKHPTISRSTLHEPTRHDSGPKHVSGSAEYIDDMIEPAGTMHAYLALSTKPHAEIVAIDYAAVKAAPGVIGVLTAEDIPGENDVSPSHKHDEPIFAAGKVHFWGQPLFAVIAETRDQARRAAHLAKVKYKDLPFALDVRAAQAAGGQLVTEPLKLERGDVAAGFEKSPRRVKGSVTIGGQDHFYLEGQIAMAVPGEDEDVTVYSSTQHPSEVQLMVAHVLNSQQHAVTVNVRRMGGGFGGKETQGNLFAVVAAIAAKKWNRACKIRPDRDDDMTATGKRHDFVVDYDVGYDETGKIQAVDAVYGARAGFSSDLSGPVTDRALFHADNAYWYPAVRVRSEPLYTNTVSNTAFRGFGGPQGMMACERWIEDIAYDLGRDPLDIRKANFYGTDSENVTPYHQVVEDNVIHRVVDELEQSSDYQARRKAILEYNAGSAILKKGIALTPVKFGISFTATWYNQAGALVHIYKDGSIHLSHGGTEMGQGLYIKVAQVLADAFCVGLDAIKIMATSTGKVPNTSATAASSGSDLNGMAAWDAANQIKARLVTHAAKLYQCDEAAVEFVRGGVQAGEQFVEFAELIASAYLNRVQLSAAGFYQTPKIHWDRATGRGHPFYYFAYGASVSEVTIDTLTGEYVVDRVDILHDVGRSLNPAIDIGQVEGGFVQGMGWLTTEELVWDDKGQLRTKAPSTYKIPVASDVPPIFNVRLAEWSVNKEPTIGRSKAVGEPPFMLAMSVVEALSMAVASVADYKIAPRLDTPVTPERVLMGCERLKREARG, encoded by the coding sequence ATGAACAAGCACCCGACCATCTCCCGCTCGACGCTGCACGAACCCACCCGTCACGATAGCGGGCCCAAGCATGTCTCCGGCTCGGCCGAATATATCGATGACATGATCGAGCCAGCCGGCACGATGCATGCCTATCTCGCGCTCTCGACCAAGCCGCATGCCGAGATTGTTGCTATCGACTATGCGGCGGTCAAAGCCGCGCCCGGCGTGATTGGCGTGCTCACCGCCGAGGACATTCCCGGCGAGAATGATGTTTCGCCCAGCCACAAGCATGACGAGCCGATCTTTGCCGCGGGCAAGGTGCATTTCTGGGGCCAGCCGCTGTTTGCCGTGATCGCGGAAACCCGTGATCAGGCGCGGCGGGCGGCGCATCTCGCCAAGGTTAAGTACAAGGATTTGCCGTTCGCCCTTGATGTCCGCGCCGCACAGGCCGCGGGTGGGCAATTGGTGACTGAGCCGCTTAAGCTCGAGCGGGGGGATGTCGCGGCGGGCTTTGAAAAATCGCCGCGCCGGGTCAAGGGCAGCGTCACTATTGGCGGGCAGGACCACTTCTATCTCGAGGGCCAGATCGCTATGGCAGTGCCGGGGGAGGATGAGGACGTGACGGTCTATTCCTCCACCCAGCACCCCAGCGAAGTGCAGCTGATGGTGGCTCATGTGCTCAATTCTCAGCAGCATGCGGTCACGGTGAATGTGCGCCGCATGGGCGGCGGTTTTGGCGGCAAGGAAACGCAGGGCAATCTGTTCGCGGTGGTCGCGGCCATTGCGGCCAAGAAGTGGAACCGCGCCTGCAAAATCCGCCCCGACCGCGATGACGATATGACTGCCACCGGCAAGCGGCACGATTTCGTGGTCGATTATGATGTCGGCTATGACGAGACGGGCAAAATTCAGGCGGTTGACGCCGTTTATGGCGCCCGCGCCGGATTTTCCTCGGACCTTTCCGGCCCCGTCACCGACCGGGCCTTGTTCCACGCCGACAATGCCTATTGGTATCCCGCTGTGCGGGTGCGGTCCGAGCCGCTTTATACCAATACCGTGTCCAACACGGCTTTTCGCGGCTTTGGTGGCCCGCAGGGCATGATGGCCTGCGAGCGCTGGATCGAGGATATAGCCTATGATCTGGGGCGCGATCCGCTCGATATCCGCAAGGCCAATTTCTACGGCACTGACAGCGAGAACGTGACGCCCTATCACCAGGTGGTGGAGGACAATGTCATCCATCGCGTGGTGGATGAGCTCGAGCAGTCCTCGGATTATCAGGCCCGGCGCAAGGCGATCCTTGAGTACAATGCGGGCAGCGCGATCCTCAAAAAGGGTATTGCGCTGACGCCGGTCAAGTTCGGCATTTCCTTCACCGCCACCTGGTACAATCAGGCCGGCGCCTTGGTGCATATCTATAAGGATGGCTCGATCCATCTCAGCCATGGCGGCACCGAAATGGGGCAGGGGCTCTATATCAAGGTGGCGCAGGTTTTGGCCGATGCCTTCTGCGTTGGGCTCGATGCCATCAAGATCATGGCGACCTCCACAGGCAAGGTGCCCAATACTTCGGCCACGGCTGCTTCATCGGGTTCGGATCTTAACGGCATGGCGGCCTGGGATGCGGCCAATCAGATCAAGGCGCGGCTCGTGACTCATGCGGCCAAGCTTTATCAATGTGATGAAGCGGCGGTGGAGTTTGTGCGCGGCGGCGTTCAGGCGGGCGAGCAATTCGTGGAATTTGCCGAGCTGATTGCCTCGGCGTATCTGAACCGCGTGCAGCTTTCCGCCGCCGGTTTCTATCAGACGCCGAAAATCCATTGGGATCGGGCGACCGGGCGCGGGCATCCGTTCTATTATTTCGCTTATGGCGCTTCGGTCAGCGAGGTGACGATCGATACGCTGACGGGCGAATATGTGGTGGACCGCGTCGATATCCTCCATGATGTCGGGCGCTCGCTCAATCCGGCTATCGATATCGGGCAGGTCGAGGGTGGGTTCGTGCAGGGCATGGGGTGGCTGACCACCGAGGAACTAGTGTGGGACGACAAGGGCCAGCTGCGCACCAAGGCGCCGTCGACCTACAAGATTCCGGTGGCGAGCGATGTGCCGCCGATTTTCAACGTGCGGCTGGCGGAATGGTCGGTCAACAAGGAGCCGACGATTGGCCGCTCCAAGGCGGTGGGCGAGCCGCCGTTCATGCTGGCGATGAGTGTGGTCGAGGCACTGTCCATGGCGGTGGCGAGCGTGGCGGATTACAAAATTGCGCCGAGGCTGGATACGCCGGTGACGCCCGAGCGGGTGTTGATGGGGTGCGAGCGGCTGAAGCGGGAGGCGCGGGGGTGA
- the xdhC gene encoding xanthine dehydrogenase accessory protein XdhC, with the protein MTRSAELADFLAAHRTIIACELTSVRGSSPREQGTFMLVSMGSIFGTIGGGALEYMVIDHARRLIAEGRAEEAMDVPLGPEIGQCCGGRVGVSLRHADAGVRANLVGRIAAEEAKEPQIYIFGAGHVGRALAQILALLPVRSEVIDTRQEELSTLPAGVAWRRVAMPEAVVRSAPQGSSYVVLTHDHALDFLIVAEALKRSDSPYVGMVGSQTKRAKFSSWFRGEGGDPALLARLISPIGRQGLGDKRPSVIAALAAAEIMVHIGQWEAETARARAPTKLGAVIGR; encoded by the coding sequence ATGACCCGCTCCGCCGAACTCGCCGATTTCCTCGCCGCGCACCGCACCATTATTGCCTGCGAACTGACCTCCGTACGGGGCTCGTCGCCGCGTGAGCAGGGCACGTTCATGCTGGTCAGCATGGGCTCCATCTTCGGCACGATTGGCGGTGGGGCGCTCGAATATATGGTCATTGACCATGCGCGGCGCCTGATTGCCGAGGGGCGGGCCGAGGAGGCGATGGATGTGCCGTTGGGGCCGGAAATCGGGCAATGCTGTGGGGGGCGGGTCGGCGTTAGCCTGCGCCATGCCGATGCGGGCGTGCGCGCCAATCTGGTCGGGCGCATTGCTGCCGAAGAGGCCAAGGAACCGCAGATCTATATTTTCGGTGCCGGACATGTCGGAAGGGCGCTGGCGCAGATTTTGGCGTTACTGCCGGTGCGGTCCGAAGTGATCGATACGCGGCAGGAAGAATTGAGCACTTTGCCGGCGGGTGTGGCGTGGCGGCGGGTGGCTATGCCCGAGGCTGTGGTGCGGTCGGCGCCGCAGGGAAGCAGCTATGTCGTGCTTACCCATGATCATGCGCTGGACTTCCTGATCGTCGCCGAAGCGCTCAAGCGCAGTGACAGTCCCTATGTCGGCATGGTGGGGTCGCAGACCAAGCGCGCCAAATTCTCCAGCTGGTTTCGCGGGGAAGGGGGCGATCCGGCTTTGCTCGCGCGGCTGATTTCTCCCATTGGCCGCCAAGGGCTTGGGGATAAAAGGCCTTCGGTCATTGCGGCACTGGCGGCGGCAGAAATTATGGTCCACATTGGGCAGTGGGAAGCTGAAACTGCGCGGGCACGCGCCCCCACGAAACTGGGGGCGGTGATTGGACGCTAG
- a CDS encoding ABC transporter ATP-binding protein, which produces MPYRLELTGITKRFPGVLANDNVSFAVKPGEIHALLGENGAGKSTLVKMIYGIMQPDAGEIRWDGQVVSVANPKAARKLGIGMVFQHFSLFEALTVLENIALGMDAKIPARDLEARIREVMSTYGLLLDPHRTVATLSVGERQRIEIVRALLLDPKLLIMDEPTSVLTPQEVEQLFDVLRKLAAQGCSILYISHKLHEIKALCDTATILRGGKLVDTCDPKQETSRSMAEKMIGAGLKDIVRQPGRSMGLPKLVVSRLSTKKTGHFDVPVDNVSFTVRAGEIFGIAGVAGNGQNALLDALSGEIIGDDKDAVTIDGYPLGLLDTTGRRKRGLCAVPEERNGHAAVGDFSLSDNSVLTARDRLGMVMLGLINSGAAKTYTGKVIADFAVKALGPGSTAGSLSGGNLQKYIMGREILQKPSVLVVSQPTWGVDAGAAAAIHQALVDLAAAGSAIVVISQDLDELLALCDTLAVINLGRLSASQPVGEVSVEEIGLLMGGVHGTMEVADAVPA; this is translated from the coding sequence ATGCCGTATCGGCTGGAATTGACCGGTATCACCAAGCGCTTTCCCGGCGTGCTCGCCAACGACAATGTCAGTTTTGCGGTCAAGCCGGGCGAAATCCATGCGCTGCTGGGCGAGAATGGCGCGGGCAAATCCACCCTGGTCAAGATGATCTATGGGATCATGCAGCCTGATGCCGGCGAAATCCGCTGGGACGGGCAGGTGGTGAGCGTCGCTAATCCCAAGGCCGCGCGCAAACTCGGCATCGGCATGGTGTTCCAGCATTTCTCGCTGTTTGAAGCGCTGACGGTGCTCGAAAACATCGCGCTGGGCATGGACGCCAAAATTCCGGCGCGCGATCTGGAAGCCCGCATCCGCGAGGTGATGAGCACTTACGGCCTGCTGCTTGATCCGCATCGCACCGTGGCGACGCTGTCGGTGGGTGAGCGCCAACGCATCGAAATCGTGCGGGCGCTATTGCTCGATCCGAAATTGCTGATCATGGATGAGCCCACTTCGGTGCTGACACCGCAGGAGGTCGAGCAATTGTTCGACGTGTTGCGCAAGCTCGCGGCGCAGGGCTGTTCCATTCTCTACATTTCCCACAAGCTGCATGAAATCAAAGCCTTGTGTGATACGGCGACGATCCTGCGCGGCGGCAAGCTGGTCGATACCTGCGACCCCAAGCAGGAGACATCGCGCTCCATGGCGGAGAAGATGATCGGCGCGGGTCTCAAGGATATTGTGCGTCAGCCGGGCCGGTCCATGGGCCTGCCCAAGCTGGTCGTGTCGCGACTTTCCACCAAGAAGACCGGGCATTTCGATGTGCCGGTCGACAATGTGAGCTTTACCGTGCGGGCTGGCGAGATTTTCGGCATTGCCGGGGTTGCCGGCAATGGGCAGAACGCGCTGCTCGATGCGCTGAGTGGCGAGATCATTGGTGATGACAAGGATGCTGTGACCATTGATGGCTATCCGCTAGGCCTGCTCGATACGACGGGCCGGCGCAAACGTGGCCTCTGTGCGGTGCCCGAAGAGCGCAATGGCCATGCGGCGGTGGGCGATTTTTCGCTGAGCGATAATTCGGTGCTGACGGCGCGCGACCGGCTGGGCATGGTCATGCTGGGGCTGATCAATTCGGGCGCCGCCAAGACCTATACCGGCAAGGTGATTGCCGATTTCGCCGTCAAGGCGCTGGGGCCGGGCTCGACTGCGGGTTCGCTCTCGGGCGGGAATTTGCAAAAATACATTATGGGCCGCGAAATCCTGCAAAAGCCCAGCGTGCTGGTGGTCAGCCAGCCAACCTGGGGTGTTGATGCGGGCGCTGCTGCGGCGATCCATCAGGCGCTGGTTGATCTGGCGGCGGCGGGTTCGGCCATTGTGGTGATCAGCCAGGATCTCGATGAACTGCTGGCGCTCTGCGACACGCTGGCGGTGATCAATCTGGGGCGGCTATCGGCGTCCCAGCCGGTGGGCGAGGTGTCGGTGGAAGAGATTGGCCTGTTGATGGGCGGAGTGCATGGCACGATGGAGGTCGCCGATGCAGTTCCGGCTTGA